CCACCCTGAGAAGAGCGGATCGCTCGGCCTCCGCATCCTCAAGAACTTCGGCGACTGGAAGCCGTAGCGCCGTACTCGTTCTCCCAATCGCAATCGTACTCGATTCGCTATGCGAAACGCCTCTCTCTCTGCCTCGATGGTTGACATTCTAATCGCTTGCTTGTCTATCCAGTGCATAGGCAGAAACCCCGTCAAACCCAGCCGGTCCGACCATGAGGCCGGAAACCTCTGGGTGATCGCATATTCGTGTCCGATCGCGGTGCGGTATCAGCCCGCGATTCCGAAGTGCGCGCCTGACGATACGAAACAGAACCGTGCCTTTAGCCGGGGCGCGGATCTCGAAAGGAAGGAATGACGAATATGAAGTACGCTCTTCTGACACTGGCGCTTGTGGCGCTGCTGGCGGCCTCCGCGACAGCGGCCACGGTGACCTACGGCCCGTCCGACACCGGCCTCTTGACAACCAACTGGGCGACGACCGTCTCTCTGCAGAAGTTCGACCCTGCGCTTGGGACCCTGAACAGCATCAAGTTCATCCTGGACGGGCATGTTGAGGGAACGGCGAAGTTCGAGAGCCAGGACGCGGAGCCGTCCGTGGTCACTATGGATCTTGCCGCCATCCTGAAGCTGCAGCGCCCGGACCTCAGCACTCTGGTCGTGACCATCCCGGTGGTTTCCACGCTTGACAATCCGAGTGCCTGGGACGGCGTGGATGATTTCGCCGGCACCTCCGGCAAGACATATAACGGGCTCACCGGCGACGATTCGAACAGCGTGACGACCACATCGGCCGCGGACAAGGCGTTGTTCACCGGACTCGGCTCCATCATCCTGCCGACGACGGGGAGTGGGGCTTCGACGGGAAGCGGCGCAGGCAACCTGCTGCTGCAGTTCGAGACGAAGGCGTCCGCCGCGGCCTGGGTCACCTACGACTACACCCCGATCCCCGAGCCGTCGAGCCTCATCGCGCTGATGAGCGGTATCGGCGGCCTGATGGGCTTCGCGATCCGGCGCAGGCGCTAGGCGGCCCTACCGGACGAAATGCGAAAGGCCTCTGCCTGTCGGGCAGGGGCCTTTTTCGTTCGCTGCGGAGTCTGAGAGATCACCCGCCGCCGGCCGGTTCCCGGGTCCTTCGCCCACCCGCCAGAGACCTGACGGCGAGGACGACTACGAAGACCGACAGCACCACGAGCGCGCCGTCCGCCGCGGTCAGCACCTTGTCTCCCGCCGGCAGATACTTCTTCTGCAGGAGGTAGATCAGCGAGTAGACCGTCGTCACCATCATGAACGCGGCGGGGATCAGCGCGAACAGGAACTTCCGCCCGCGAGCAACCAGCCACGTCGCCACCGCGATCAAGGTCAACGCCGCGAGAAGCTGGTTGGCGGAGCCGAAGATCGGCCAGAGCGACATGACCGTCTTGCCCTTCGCCAGGTAGAGCATCAGCGCGACCGAGAGCCCGGAGTTGAAGACGTATGTCTTGAGGATGAGCGGCGGATTGCGGAACAACGCCCCCCATAGCTCCTCGAACAGGTAGCGGTTCAGTCGCACGGCCGTGTCGAGCGTCGTGACGAGGAACCCCTCGACAAGCAGCATCCCGAATATGGTCCCGTATGCCGCCGGAAGGGCGAATGCCCTGTGAAGCAGGCCGCCCATCCCGACCGCGAACGCCGCCCCGGGGTTTGAAGGAGGCCCTCCGGGAGCCGGGAAAACCAGTTCCTTGTAGTGCGCGAAATCGAGTCCGACTCCGACCGCCACCACGACGCCGACCGCGAGCAATCCCTCGAGAACCATCCCGCCGTACGCGATCTTGCGCGCGTGGCTCTCCCGCGAAACCTGCTTCGATGTCGTCCCGCCTGCGACGAGCGCGTGGAATCCCGAGCACGCTCCGCAGGCGACCGTGATGAACAGGATCGGCCAGATCAGGCCGAGCTTGGTGGTCCCCTCGGCGATATTCCAGGCGGGAGCGCCCATCGGCAGTCCCTTGAAAGCTGCCGCGATTCCGGCCGCCACCAGGCCGATCACCCCGCCGTACAGCAGGAACGAGTTGGTGAAGTCCCTCGGCTGCAGTACGATCCACACCGGAATCCCGGCGGCCAGAAGCGCGTACCCGCCGACTATCCACATCCAGTTCTCGGGATTCAACGATATCGGGTATCGCAGTCCGATCCCGACTGATATGACGCATACGGCAAGGGCGAGCAGCGACATAACGATGGTGTTCGCCCGGCGTCTGTAGAGCAGGTATCCGACGAGCGGCGCCAGCCCGGTGATGATGATGACCGACGTCGAGGCGATCCCGCCGATTCGCGCCTTGACGACTCCGCCGTCAACCGCGGTCTTGAGAAGGGTCTGCGACTCAGGCATATTCAGCGCAGTCAGCGGCACGAGGGATGTCAGAGCGGCGGCCGTGAGCCGCAGGAAGACCGAGGTGACCATCAGGATCATGACGATCGTGAAGCTGATGAACAGCAGAAAGCCGAGCTTGCCGAGGGTCTGCTCGGCAACCTCCGCCATTGACTTGCCCTTCTCGCGCATGCTCGCGAAAAGCGCGCTGAAGTCGTGGACTGCGCCGACGAAGATGCTCCCCAGTACCAGCCACAGCCACACGGGAATGAAGCCGAATATCATCGCCAGCGTCGGACCGACGATCGGCCCCGCGCCGGCGATGGAGGCGAAGTGATGGCCGAAGAGCACCACGGGCTTGGTCGGCACGTAGTCAACGCCGTCGTTGATCTCCTCGGCAGGGGTGACGTTCGCGTCGCTCTCCTGGAACACCCGGCCGACATAGCTGCCGTAGAGCCAGTAGCCGATGAGAAAGAGCGGGATGGCCGCTATCAGCAGAAGGCCTGCGTTCATGCTTGCACCTCATCGGGCGATGAGCGAGCTTTGAACTAAGCGCACCCCGACTCATCACCGACCTGACTATTTCTCCTGGAAGGCCTGCCTGAGTTGGCTCTCCTTGTCCCGGGTGACGAGTGCGATGACGCTGTCGCCCTCGCGGAACTCCACGTCTATGTTCGGCAGTATCGCGTGCCCGTCGCGCACGATGGAGATGACCAAGGCCTCCTGCGGCAAATTGACGGCGGGTATGCGCCTGCCGACGACCGAGGAGTTCGGGCCGAGGTCAATCTCGACTATCTCGATGTTGCCCCGCTGGAGGGCCGCGAGAGGGATGATCGCGTCGGTCTCGATCTGCTGTTCGATGAGATTGAAGATGATCTCCGTGCTGCTGACGGTCGCGTCAATGCCCAGTGTGTGGAATATCTCTTCGTTGCTGGGGTTGTTGACCCGGGAGATGGTCCTAGGCACGCGGAACTTGAGTTTCGCCATCTGGCATATGACGAGGTTGTCTTCGTCATCGCCGGTCGTCGCGACGACGACATCCGCGCGCTCCATGCCTATCTCGCGCATCGTCCGCACCTCGCACGCGTCGCCCACGGCCACGACCTGGCCGAGATCCTCCGTCAGATACTGCGCCCGCCCCGCGTCCTTCTCGACGAGAAGAACCTCATGCCCGGCATCGGCGAGCGCCCTCGAGAGGTAATGGCCGACCTTGCCGCCGCCAGCTACTATGACATACATCGTTGTGTCTCCATTTCGCTACAGACAGGAATCCGTACCGGCCCGGTATCAGATGTCCGGTTGATCGTCGCTCAAACTGCAGTAGTCGGCCGCCATGCCCCACTCGCTGCCGAGCAGCATATCCCGCATGAGACGAGCCCCGATCACCGTCGTGCAGATCGTTTCGATTCCGAGTTCGCGATATGCGCACGCGCGGATCGGGTCGTAGATGCGGGCGGCGACCTTGGGCACGTGGAATCGCTGCTTGGCGATCTGCACCGACATGATGTTCGTGTTGTCGCCGTTGGTCACGGCAACAAAGGCATCGGCCTTCTCGATTCCGGCCTTCTTCAACACCGCGTCGTCAATGCCGTTGCCGACGACCATCTGCCCCGCGTAGCCTGGCCCAAGCCTGCGAAAGGCATCGCTCTTGCGATCTATGATGCAGACATTGTGACCGGATCCCGACATCGATCGCGCGAGCGTGGACCCTATCCGCCCGCACCCAAGGATGACCAGGTTCATGGAAATCTCCTCCCGCCGACACTCACACTCATACTATCCCGCCGACACTCACACTCATACTCGCGGCTTCCCCGGATTCAAGTACGATCAGGAGTGTCAGGGAAGTATACATCCGGCCTCATCAGGGTGTCAACAATGCGCGTCCGGCGGCCTGGCGGTCTGTTGACACTCGCCGGTCGGGATGGTATACTGTGCAATGTCCCGTGAGGGGCAGGAAACGTTGCGCGCTTGTAGCTCAGGGGATAGAGCGAAAGGTTGCGGACCTTTAGGTCGGGGGTTCAAATCCCTCCAAGCGCGCCAGTTCAGGTGCAGAGGTGGTGAGTACAAAGTACAAGGGCGGCCTGCGGTCCTGATGCTTTGTACTCAATACTTTGTACCCGTCAGGCGTGCCCTTGTAGCTCAGTGGATAGAGCGCCTCCGTCCTAAGGAGGGCGTCGGGGGTTCGATTCCCTCCAAGGGCGCCAGTTTGTCGAATCGTCTTCGTACTCGGTACTTCGTACTTGGTACTCCTCCCGGAGAGGTGGCTGAGTGGTCGAAAGCGGCAGTCTCGAAAACTGTTGTGGCGCTTGCGTCACCGTGGGTTCGAATCCCACCCTCTCCGCCAGCAACCCCTAGTATCTGCCGTGCTCCTCGACTATGTCGCGCATAATCCGGATGCGATTCTCGACCGCCCCCGGAGGCACCTGATCCCCCGCATTTGCGATCAGTCGAGGGCTGATCCCGCGCAGACCCAACCACCTGACGACGGCGGCTCTGAAGTCCTCTTCGCTCGAGTTCGGCAGCCACAGGTCCGGGGACACTCCGCCTGAGAGTATGAAGTCCGGCCCGGCCTCCCGGCGGCACTCTTCCGGAGTGAGGTCGCCCATCGGGGTGGGAGTCGCCGCATCGCAACAGTCCGCGCCGGTCTCTCGAACCATCCTGAGCGCGCCTCGGAGCTTGCCGTCTACGTGTACCGCCACGTGCTTGCCCGCGACGTGCAGGCGCCTGATGGCCTCCGTGTAGTACCGCGCGGACCACTCGCTGAAGAAGTG
This portion of the Armatimonadota bacterium genome encodes:
- a CDS encoding PEP-CTERM sorting domain-containing protein codes for the protein MKYALLTLALVALLAASATAATVTYGPSDTGLLTTNWATTVSLQKFDPALGTLNSIKFILDGHVEGTAKFESQDAEPSVVTMDLAAILKLQRPDLSTLVVTIPVVSTLDNPSAWDGVDDFAGTSGKTYNGLTGDDSNSVTTTSAADKALFTGLGSIILPTTGSGASTGSGAGNLLLQFETKASAAAWVTYDYTPIPEPSSLIALMSGIGGLMGFAIRRRR
- a CDS encoding carbon starvation protein A, with translation MNAGLLLIAAIPLFLIGYWLYGSYVGRVFQESDANVTPAEEINDGVDYVPTKPVVLFGHHFASIAGAGPIVGPTLAMIFGFIPVWLWLVLGSIFVGAVHDFSALFASMREKGKSMAEVAEQTLGKLGFLLFISFTIVMILMVTSVFLRLTAAALTSLVPLTALNMPESQTLLKTAVDGGVVKARIGGIASTSVIIITGLAPLVGYLLYRRRANTIVMSLLALAVCVISVGIGLRYPISLNPENWMWIVGGYALLAAGIPVWIVLQPRDFTNSFLLYGGVIGLVAAGIAAAFKGLPMGAPAWNIAEGTTKLGLIWPILFITVACGACSGFHALVAGGTTSKQVSRESHARKIAYGGMVLEGLLAVGVVVAVGVGLDFAHYKELVFPAPGGPPSNPGAAFAVGMGGLLHRAFALPAAYGTIFGMLLVEGFLVTTLDTAVRLNRYLFEELWGALFRNPPLILKTYVFNSGLSVALMLYLAKGKTVMSLWPIFGSANQLLAALTLIAVATWLVARGRKFLFALIPAAFMMVTTVYSLIYLLQKKYLPAGDKVLTAADGALVVLSVFVVVLAVRSLAGGRRTREPAGGG
- a CDS encoding TrkA family potassium uptake protein, whose product is MYVIVAGGGKVGHYLSRALADAGHEVLLVEKDAGRAQYLTEDLGQVVAVGDACEVRTMREIGMERADVVVATTGDDEDNLVICQMAKLKFRVPRTISRVNNPSNEEIFHTLGIDATVSSTEIIFNLIEQQIETDAIIPLAALQRGNIEIVEIDLGPNSSVVGRRIPAVNLPQEALVISIVRDGHAILPNIDVEFREGDSVIALVTRDKESQLRQAFQEK
- a CDS encoding TrkA family potassium uptake protein is translated as MNLVILGCGRIGSTLARSMSGSGHNVCIIDRKSDAFRRLGPGYAGQMVVGNGIDDAVLKKAGIEKADAFVAVTNGDNTNIMSVQIAKQRFHVPKVAARIYDPIRACAYRELGIETICTTVIGARLMRDMLLGSEWGMAADYCSLSDDQPDI